A stretch of the Paramormyrops kingsleyae isolate MSU_618 chromosome 16, PKINGS_0.4, whole genome shotgun sequence genome encodes the following:
- the LOC111859331 gene encoding gastricsin-like — translation MMRCLILSLVCVALTEGLVRVPLLKRGTLYEKLRERGKLQELLKSMQYSSGGAYNVDLINQNDMSYFGEINVGTPPQSFYVHFDTGSTTLWVNSVYCKSSACLNHDLFDPDKSSTYHSNGEPFSIHYGTGSVTGVIGYDTVKLGDLTVTDQKIGLSITEPGDHFARPLHEGIMGLAYMPDKQTIVDTMIKEGLLEEPVFAFYLSQNSEKGSEVIFGGTDPNHYTGEIHWVPVEENSHWKLVIDEFEVDHHMTGWCVNGCSAIVDTGTSLLVCPEEFADTLQHKLGAVVNDDGSYVFNCDDVNSLPTLTFVMNGAHLHLEPSYYVLSEQDSNGNCISGIESSHSSNDGEMPHWVLGDVFLRQFYSVFDQGNGRVGFATLA, via the exons ATGATGAGGTGTCTGATTCTCAGCTTGGTGTGTGTAGCCCTCACAGAGGGACTCGTCAG GGTTCCTCTGTTGAAGCGGGGAACCTTGTATGAAAAGCTGCGTGAGCGAGGCAAGCTGCAGGAATTGCTAAAGAGCATGCAGTACAGCTCTGGAGGAGCCTACAATGTGGACCTGATCAACCAAAACGAT ATGTCCTATTTTGGTGAAATTAATGTGGGGACGCCTCCACAGAGCTTCTACGTCCACTTTGACACAGGGTCTACTACGCTTTGGGTCAACTCTGTCTACTGCAAGAGCAGTGCCTGCT TAAATCATGATCTGTTTGACCCTGATAAGTCCTCCACGTATCATAGCAACGGTGAGCCATTTTCTATCCATTATGGAACAGGAAGCGTCACTGGAGTCATCGGCTATGACACAGTCAAA CTTGGTGACCTAACAGTCACAGATCAGAAGATTGGCCTGAGTATTACAGAGCCTGGTGACCACTTTGCTCGACCTCTGCATGAGGGAATTATGGGATTGGCCTACATGCCTGACAAACAAACCATTGTGGACACAATGATCAAGGAAGGTCTTTTGGAGGAACCTGTCTTTGCTTTCTACCTGAGCCA AAACTCAGAGAAGGGCAGCGAAGTGATTTTTGGGGGCACAGACCCAAACCACTATACTGGGGAAATTCACTGGGTTCCTGTGGAAGAAAACAGCCACTGGAAGCTGGTTATTGATGA ATTTGAGGTGGACCATCATATGACTGGCTGGTGCGTTAATGGCTGTTCTGCCATCGTGGACACAGGAACTTCACTGCTGGTCTGCCCTGAAGAATTTGCAGATACACTGCAACACAAGCTGGGAGCTGTGGTGAACGACGACGGAAGC TACGTCTTTAACTGTGATGACGTGAACAGCCTGCCCACACTGACCTTCGTCATGAACGGAGCCCACCTCCATCTGGAACCTTCTTATTATGTGCTGTCG GAGCAAGACTCCAATGGAAATTGCATAAGTGGGATCGAGTCATCTCATTCAAGTAATGATGGAGAGATGCCCCACTGGGTTCTGGGAGATGTCTTCCTCAGACAGTTCTACTCTGTGTTTGACCAAGGAAATGGCAGGGTTGGCTTTGCTACACTGGCTTAG